GCAGGTTGGATGATCGGTCTGCAGCAAAGGCCCATCTTGATGCCATGGATGAGGAGCTGGCCCAACTGAAGGAGGAGCTGCAAGCATCCTGATTGGGCCTCGAAACTTATCAGGGAGCCGAGTCTGGCAGGTTCGAGCTGATGAAGAAGGCCTACCTCTGCTCGGAGATTTTTAATGACAAGGTCGCCGATCGGGCTCTCCGCCTCTTCAACCTTGCGATCAACGGGGTGCTCGGCCAACTCAGGGAATGCGGCTACATTCTGATTACTCTGACAAGCAATGTCATTAGCCGGGACATGCTGACCGAGTTGCTGTCCGACGATTCTTTAGATTACCTCGAGTGAACTCGCTTGTGGGAATGTTGCTTGATTTTGTATTGCCTTCCATGCTCTTGTAAGATTTTTTGAAGTGTTAATGCTTAATCGCCCATTCGGCGAGTTTTCTCTGTTGCTTTGTGTCTTCGCTTCGACATTTCTACTTGTAAATGTGTCTTTTCCAATTGGTGACGAGCTACCCACTTTCACATCCGTCGAGGAAggtaggggtttaaggtcgccactcgaccgttgaggAAGACagaggtttaaggtcaccgctcgaccgctgaggacggcaggagtttaaggtcgccactcgaccgttagATAGGCttagacatgagtttaaggtcgtcgctctaCCACTGAGAAAGGCATGGGTTTAACATCATCGCTCGATGGTTGAcaaagacaggggtttaacgtcgtcgatCGATGGTTGACGAAGATAGGGatttaacatcgctgctcgaTGGTTGATGAAAATAGGGGTTTAACGCCACTGCTCGACGGTTGACAAAGATAGGGGTTTAACATTGTCGCTCGACTGTTGTAATGCGtagacaagagtttatagtcatcGCTTAACTTTTAACAAGGTCGATCGGCTCAAGAGTCTAGGATACTTGTGCTTTTATTAATATCCATTCTGCATCACAAAAACACACACGGATTACATCAATGTTCACTCGCGCGCCTCTTATCTGGCCttgtagggttggagatgattcgctcTCCATGGCCGCTCGAGCTGCCTTCCATCCTTGTTCTCCATATAATAAGTTCCCGAGCGGAATTTTTGTACGACCATATAAGGTCCCACCCATGGTACCTCGAGCTTGTTGACTTCGCTGACCAGCTTGATTCTTTTCCAAACCTGGTCGCCAACTTGGAAGGATCTTGGGATCACCCTTCGATTGTAGCTCTGCTTCATCCGCTGTCGGTATGCCATCAGTCGAATGGTAGCCTTGTCCCATGTCTTGTCCACCAAATCAAGCTCCATGTACCTCCGCTCAGCATTCCCCTCATCGTAGAGATGAAGCCAGTtggattctactccgacctccatGGGGACCACCACTTTACCGCCGTACACTAAGTGAAATGGTGTGACGCTGGTTATCTCCTTGGGAGTCATACGGAGGGCCCACAGAACGCTAGGGAGCTCGTTGAACCAGCTGCCTCTCGCATGGTCGAGTCGAGTTCGTAGGCCTCTGAGGATCTCTCGGTTGGTGACCTCTACCTGGTTGTTGCTTTGGGCGTtggccactgaggtgaaggcctgttggatgtcatagccttAGCACCATTCCCGAAGTCTCCAACCAGCGAATTGCCTTCTGTTGTCTGAGATGAGCGGGcaggggatgccgaaccgacacagAATGTTCTACCAGATGAATTTAATAACCATCTGTTCACTTATTTTAGCCAACtgctcgacctccacccacttggagaagtaatccaccaTGACGAGCAAGAATCTTCACTGTGTGGTCACCATGGGGAACAAcccaacgatgtccatgccctATTGGTCAAACGAGCAAGATaccgtggatgccttcatctcctcgttcggggcgcctagaaggggttccgggcaccctggggggataaaactttatcccccaacgttcaaatcgtgtttgacgtgatctggtcaacaaatcaggtccgggcgcccggaagggttacGGGCGCCCCAGAGcctaaagtcaacagatgttgactttttcatccgaggACCACTGCTCCagttcagttcgcctcggtcccggtcttcaactccggatctgcttgcttgggtgatttctgccatccagaaaagggctcacccaaacccaacttccgatcttctcgagcgggcttccctccggcttctcatccctcataatcgccgcgtgtttccttctcgtccgtcggcgtactcatccgcagtttttgtccttcggacgcaccgcgtgccgtccttctcgctagctgtatctcttgctcctcgagcaatcttccgctccggctttcgtccctcggaaccaccgcacgcttccttctcgtccgccgatgtactcttccgcagcaccttgtccctcggacacaccgcatgccatccttcttgttagctacgtcttccgctcgagtacctatgctcctaagctcctccacacttagacacaaggttagaaacatacaggatctaacttaacttgttgatcacaccaaaataaccttggggttccaacaatctccccctttttagtgtgagcaacccaagttaagctagggtaaaaatagacatgaaataaacttaactaaatttgtaattaagtgtaaaaaaataaaacaagttaaattttggtctacctccccctagacttatactaatccttctccccctttgatcacaaaaaaaatggggtttaaaaaaaaatctaagggttaaagacttagaaaattacGAGATCCTtaaaaacatgcaataatttttacATAAACAGTCTctgaaaaattttaagtaaaattttaataaaattttctaagtgaaattataagaaAGAATTCTAACTTAGacggttttgaaaaaaaaataaaataaaaataacaattttctaagttaaaaaaatattatttttttaaaaaaaatttaagtatttgcaaaaattataaaaaaaattctaacttaagatttttataagtaagattttctaagtaaaaatttcacgtaaaagtatttttctataaaaatattttgaaaaaaaatgtttgaaaaactttaaaagcattaattaattctaattttaatgctttgacagaaagttaattaaacatttatttcaatattttggcttccaggtcgtggcgagacagtagaccttcttggttattggagcaacaaccacttccttagtcaaagtctcatagagaaattcattgtttaattttctcactgaaagcgctaatttttattaatatttagactaagcaagatttaggaactcaataaaggttccagcctactggattgattaaaaatttcttagggacatattttctagagatattcctaatttgtccctggtgatatttaaagtaccaatttaaattattaaatcttctaaaattggttttaggtgaacatgcatagtttttcaaattgtctatttgaattttcaaattttgattttctaattgtaatttttcattctccaattttgatttatctaattcttctaaagtacatgatttagttaaaattatttttaaattttttatttctttttctaatttacatcagtctttagttaataacttaacaaatttaaaaagtttatcgggaggaagagaacgtacctgacttaccttgtcgagctcgttgtctgtttctccccctgaactgctgcttgcttccgacgtggctcccccttcatcgatgctctcgatgctcatttcggaagagcttgactcgcagtcgtcgtcttgatgactttccattagagcaagtccgaaGAATgtctcgacttccgactccgacgacgtatcgtccaacatcgcctttagggccttttgcttttggatagacttcttacccttctctttgtccttgttcttcagcttggggcagttgtccttgacgttcccttcttcgtcgcagtggtagcagtggatcgtccttttcttcttcccctgcggatggttagtagatctgaatttacaaagtttcttgaatcttcttaccatcattaccatttcctcgtcgtcgagagaagattccgactctggttcgtctctcgaagctttgagggcgacgttgttcttgggctccttcattccagcatatcttgactcatgcacttcaaatgttgaaaagaattcttctaacgaaattttttctaaatctttagaaatgtaaaaggcatctactaatgatgcccatttggtatttctaggaaaggaattcagTGCGTACCTAAGCGAATGGCACCTTGAGCTACCTTGACTCATTCTTCTAACGAAATGATGCCCATTAGGTGCTAAGGCCAGGCGCCAGCGCGAGGGGCTAGACGGCACCTTGAGCTACCAGGGACCGCCGTGAGCTGCCATTCGCCGCTGTTCGCAGCCACTCACGGCCACACGCGACCAGGCACCAGTCGCGGCCAGGCGCGGCCGCTCGCGGCGCCGCGAGCCGCCAGGCGACGCCGAGAGATCGGGAAAAAAGGAGACGCCGGGAGAACGGGAAAAAAAGAAGGGCTAGAACGAGAGTGGCTTACCAGTCCAGAGAAGGTGAAAAAATTGCCGCAGCCGCCGTAAGGAAAATTAGGTCAAGAGAAGATGTGAGGAGAAGAAATCGGGCCGGGTAAGGATATGTAATTAGGGATCTTCCAACAAATTTCCatcaaaaatattatttgttgGATATTCACAACGAATCCacaattcgttggagatttccaacgaattggcagattcgttggagatttccaacgaattggcagattcgttggaaatgtttccaacgaatctgccattttgttggaaatctccaacgaatttcagattctTTGGAAACCCTTCTTATTCTTAAAATCatggttgaccgacctagagacctccgaattggatgaaaccggttcctgtgtgctcctctatttatcctgacttcatatgtgccctcaaatattttttttactttatatatttttttcttttattttttcaacccccaatgtgttggaaaaattaaatttaagtttaaaaattcacaaatcaaaataaattagctccgtaattatttttaattcatggatataatcacgagaaccttacgctccccaacaaactgatttcctctcgttctgagcactcgaacatcattttttaaatccaccaagttcaactaaactccattttgatttaaaacactaacacattcatgatcaaattcgaattcatccaattgaccttgatataaaaaatttatcttaattcaaaaaaaatatttgaggtcatctatagaatcaggagaccaagaggagcacataggaacttgtttcatccgattccgagttctctaggtcggtcaaatgggtttttaaatcatagcatactttccaacgaatatgcgattcgttggaaatttacaacgaattggcagattcgttggaaatgtttccaacgaatctgccattttgttggaaatctccaacgaatttcagattcgttggaaacccttcatattcttaaaatcacggttgaccgacctagagacctccgaattggatgaaactggttcctgtgtgctcctctatttatcctgacttcatatatgccctcaaatattttttttactttatatattttttcttttattttttcaacccccaatgtgtttgaaaaattaaatttaagtttaaaaattcacaaatcaaaataaattagctccgtaattatttttaattcatggatataatcacgagaaccttacgctccctaacaaactgatttcctctcgttctgagcactcgaacatcattttttaaatccaccaagttcaactaaactccattttgatttaaaacactaacacattcatgatcaaattcgaattcatccaattgaccttgatgtaaaaatttaacttaattcaaaaaaaatatttgaggtcatctatagaatcaggagaccaagaggagcacatagaaacttgtttcatccgattccgaggtctctaggtcggtcaaatgggtttttaaatcatagcatactttccaacgaatctgcgatTCGTTGGAAATATCCAACGAATTggtagattcgttggaaacagttccaacgaatctgccattttgttggaaatctccaacgaatttcagattcgttggaaacccttcctattcttaaaatcacggttgaccgacatagagacctccgaattggatgaaaccagttcctgtgtgctcctctatttatcctgacttcatatgtgccctcaaatattttttttactttatattttttttactttatatattttttcttttattttttcaacccccaatgtgttggaaaaattaaatttaagtttaaaaattcacaaatcaaaataaattagctccgtaattatttttaattcatggatataatcacgagaaccttacgctccccaacaaactgatttcctctcgttctgagcactcgaacatcattttttaaatccaccaagttcaactaaactccattttgatttaaaacactaacacattcatgatcaaattcgaattcatccaattgaccttgatataaaaaatttatcttaattcaaaaaaaatatttgaggtcatctatagaatcaggagaccaagaggagcacataggaacttgtttcatccgattccgagttctctaggtcggtcaaatgagtttttaaatcatagcatactttccaacgaatatgtgattcgttggaaatttccaacgaattggcagattcgttggaaatgtttccaacgaatctgccattttgttggaaatctccaacgaatttcagattcgttggaaacccttcctattcttaaaatcacggttgaccgacctagagacctccgaattggatgaaaccggttcctgtgtgctcctctatttatcttgacttcatatgtgccctcaaatattttttttactttatatatttttccttttattttttcaacccccaatgtgttggaaaaattaaatttaagtttaaaaattcacaaatcaaaataaattagctccgtaattatttttaattcatggatataatcacaaGAAGCTTACACTCCccaacaaactgatttcctctcattctgagcactcgaacatcattttttaaatccaccaagttcaactaaactccattttgatttaaaatactaacacattcatgatcaaattcgaattcatccaattgaccttgatataaaaaatttatcttaattcaaaaaaaatatttgaggtcatctatagaatcaggagaccaagaggagcacataggaacttgtttcatccgattccgagttctctaggtcggtcaaatgggtttttaaatcatagcatactttccaacgaattagcagattcgttggaaatgtttccaacgaatctgccattttgttggaaatctccaacgaatttcagattcgttggaaacccttcctattcttaaaatcacggttgaccgacctagagacctccgaattggatgaaaccggttcctgtgtgctcctcgatttatcttgacttcatatgtgccctcaaatattttttttactttatatattttttcttttattttttcaacccccaatgtgtttgaaaaattaaatttaagtttaaaaattcacaaatcaaaataaattagctccgtaattatttgtaattcatggatataatcacgagaaccttacgctccccaacaaactgatttcctctcgttctgagcactcgaacatcattttttaaatccaccaagttcaactaaactccattttgatttaaaacactaacacattcatgatcaaattcgaattcatccaattgaccttgatataaaaaatttatcttaattcaaaaaaaatatttgaggtcatctatagaatcaggagaccaagaagagcacataggaacttgtttcatccgattccgagttctctaggtcggtcaaatgggtttttaaatcatagcatactttccaacgaatatgcgattcattggaaatttccaacgaattggcagattcgttggaaatgtttccaacaaatctgccattttgttggaaatctccaacgaatttcagattcgttggaaacccttcctattcttaaaatcacggttgaccgacctagagacctccgaattggatgaaaccggttcctgtgtgctcctctatttatcctaacttcatatgtgccctcaaatattttttttactttatatattttttcttttattttttcagcccccaatgtgtttgaaaaattaaatttaagtttaaaaattcacaaatcaaaataaattagctccgtaattatttttaattcatggatataatcacgagaaccttacgctccctaacaaactgatttcctctcgttctgagcactcgaacatcattttttaaatccaccaagttcaactaaactccattttgatttaaaacactaacacattcatgatcaaattcgaattcatccaattgaccttgatgtaaaaatttatcttaattcaaatatttgaggtcatttatagaatcaggagaccaagaggagcacataggaacttgtttcatccgattccgaggtctctaggtcggtcaaatggatttttaaatcatagcatactttccaacgaatctgggATTCGTTGGAAAtccttcctattcttaaaatcacggttgaccgacctagagacctccgaattggatgaaaccggttcctgtgtgctcctctatttatcctgacttcatatgtgccctcaaatattttttttactttatttattttttcaacccccaatgtgtttgaaaaattaaatttaagtttaaaaattcacaaatcaaaataaattagctccgtaattatttttaattcatggatataatcacgagaaccttacgctccctaacaaactgatttcctctcgttctgagcactcgaacatcattttttaaatccaccaagttcaactaaactccattttgatttaaaacactaacacattcatgatcaaattcgaattcatccaattgaccttgatgtaaaaatttatcttaattcaaaaaaaatatttgaggtcatctatagaatcaggagaccaagaggagtacataggaacttgtttcatccgattccgaggtctctaggtcggtcaaatgggtttttaaatcatagcatactttccaacgaatctgcgattcgttggaaatatccaacgaattggcagattcgttggaaacagttccaacgaatctgccattttgttggaaatctccaacgaatttcagattcgttggaaacccttcctattcttaaaatcacggttgaccgacctagagacctccgaattggatgaaaccagttcctgtgtgctcctctatttatcctgacttcatatgtgccctcaaatattttttttactttatatattttttcttttttttttcaactcccaatgtgtttgaaaaattaaatttaagtttaaaaattcacaaatcaaaataaattagctccgtaattatttttaattcatggatataaacacgagaaccttacgctccccaacaaactgatttcctctcgttctgagcactcgaacatcattttttaaatccaccaagttcaactaaactccattttgatttaaaacactaacacatttatgatcaaattcaaattcatccaattgaccttgatgtaaaaaatttatcttaattcaaaaaaaatatttgaggacatctatagaatcaggagaccaagaggagcatataggaacttgtttcatccgattctgaggtctctaggtcggtcaaacgtgTTTTTAAATCATtgcatactttccaacgaatctgtgattcgttggaaatttccaacgaatctgtgattcgttggaaatttccaacgaattggcagattctttggaaatgtttccaacgaatcctaaatttgttggaaatctccaatGAATTAGCAGAtttgttggaaacatttccaacgaatttaaGATTTGTTGGAAACTCTACCCTCAAATTTTTGCTATAAACTTGCgatgaattatatatttgtcgGGAATTTCCAACAAATAATACTTTCGTTGCTATATTTGCGACGGATATActattcgttgcaaaaatttgcaacgaattaaatattcgttgcaaaaatttgcaacgaacaaaatattcgttgcaaaatttgcaacgaaCTAAATATTCGTtggaaaatttgcaacaaattttattttttgttgttaacTTGCAACAAAATTAGCGACAAATTAtcttttgttgctaatttgcaacgaatttattttgttggtaaatttgttgctaattcggaacaatttattattttgttgcaaattttgttgGAAAGTTTGGAACAAATTTTAAATTCGTTGCAAACCGTCGTCCCTAATAGACTATTTTTTTGTAatgaattgaacaaatatattaaaggtATTTTCgtttaaaacttaattctcattctcattcacaTCAAAACCCAAAGGAGGAGGTGGATTTCATCAATACCCAAATTTTTAGGTttcattctaaaattttattttcattctcATTAACCAAATATAAAGTTTGGAAataaatccattccctcatttccAAATCCATAAACCAAACACCACTTTAATATATGTGTTGAGGCCACTACATCGACAACTTTTGTTCCTAACTAAGTTGAAGTGATGTGGGATAAGAAATGGGCATACAATATTTCCTAAAAAGAACCCCTATACCCCGtgagtatctaaaatttttaatcttgaacactataaccTGAAATAAAAGTCTAAACCCTAAAGAGAAAATCTTATTAGTTTAAACTCATTATAACCCAacctctaaattttaaaatcgtaatccctaaatatatataatatatcctgtgagtatctaaaatttttaatttgaacacTATAACCCAAGAGAAAAGTCTGAACCTTAAAGGAAAATCTTATTGGCTAAAACCCATTATAACACaactcttaaattttaaaatgttaaatgctaaatacatatattatacccccaaataataataataataataatattaataactaCTACAGACTTTGGGCGCTTGGAGtgaatccatatatatatatatatataacatttcCTTTAAATAGGaaacatctaaaattttta
This genomic stretch from Zingiber officinale cultivar Zhangliang chromosome 7A, Zo_v1.1, whole genome shotgun sequence harbors:
- the LOC121999613 gene encoding uncharacterized protein LOC121999613: MVDYFSKWVEVEQLAKISEQMAFTSVANAQSNNQVEVTNREILRGLRTRLDHARGSWFNELPSVLWALRMTPKEITSVTPFHLVYGGKVVVPMEVGVESNWLHLYDEGNAERRYMELDLVDKTWDKATIRLMAYRQRMKQSYNRRVIPRSFQVGDQVWKRIKLVSEVNKLENGY